The sequence below is a genomic window from Verrucomicrobiia bacterium.
ATTCCGTAGAACACAGCGGAGCCAAGTGCCCGTCGCATCTCGGCACCAGCACCCGTGGCCAACACCAACGGCAACACGCCCAGGATGAACGCGAAGCTGGTCATCAAGATCGGGCGCAAGCGCAAGCGGCATGCCTCAACGGCTGCATCGAAGCGGCTCATACCCACATCTTCACGCTGCTTGGCGAATTCCACGATCAAAATCGCGTTCTTCGCCGCCAGACCGACCAGCACCACCAGCCCGATCTGTGTGAACACATTGTTATCCATCGACTTCATCCACACGCCGCCCAAAGCAGAGAGCAAGCACATGGGCACGATCAAGATGATCGCGAGAGGCAAGCCCCAGCTTTCATACAAAGCAGACAGCACGAGGAAAACGAACACCACGCACAGCGGGAAGATGTACACAATGGTGTTACCGGCCAGAATCTGCTGATAGGTCAGGTCCGTCCACTCGATGGAGTAACCGTCCGGCAGATTTTCTTTCGCCAATTTTTCCACTTTGGCGATCATATCGCCTGAGCTCACATTCGGCAGCGTGTTACCATTGATATCCGCCGAGTAATACAGGTTGTAACGCTGCACGCGATCCGCGCCACCGATCTTGGTCACTTCCACCAGGGCGCTCAACGGCACCATCTCTCCCTTGCCATTGCGCGTCTTCAAGCGGTTGATGTCCTCCGGGTTCACGCGATAAAGCGGGTCCGCTTGCGCCATCACCTGATACGTGCGACCGAAGAGGTTGAAGTCATTCACGTAGATGGACCCCAGATATACCTGCAGCGCCTCGTTGATATCCGCGAGCGAGACATCCATCGTCTTCGCTTGTGCGCGGTCGATGCGGATATTGTATTGTGGGACGTTTGCCTTGAAGCCCGTGATGAGCGAGATCAGTTCGGGATCTTTCTGCATCGCTTCCAGCAACCGACCCGTGGCCACCTGCAAAGATTCCAACCCCGCATTGTTCAAGTCCTGCACCTGGATACGGAAACCACCGGCATTACCCAAACCACGCAACGGCGGCGGTGGCAGCACGATCACACGTGCTTCCTGCACTTCGGCGAACTTCTGCCGTATAGTCGCCAGCAACTTCTCCCCCTTCAGCGCCGGGTCTTTACGGTTATCAAATTTATCCAGCACCAAGAAGGCCGCCCCCACGTTCGGCTGGTTCGCTTGCAGAACGGAAGAATACCCCGAGATAGCGAAGGTGTGCGCCACACCGGGAATCGATTGCGCCAGCTTATCCACCTTTTGCACCACGGCGTCCGTGCGCTCAAAGGAGGAACCATCCGGCAACTGGATCACGCAGATCATGTAACCCATGTCTTGCGAAGGGATGAAGCCCGTTGGCACCGCCTTGAACGTGCCCCAGGACAACCACACGCAACCACCATAGACCAACAAGATCACGATGCTGACCCGTAGGAAACGGCGCACGGAGTTCGCATAAAAATCTGAGGCCCAAGTGAACGACTTATTGAACAGGCGGAAAAACCAGCCAAGCAAGAAATCCAGCAGACGTGTCAAAACATCCGTTTTCTTATGATGCGGCTGCAGAAGTAACGCGCACAACGCCGGGCTCAATGTCAGCGAGTTGAACGCCGAGATCACCGTCGAGACCGCGATCGTCAAAGCGAACTGACGGTAGAACTGCCCCGTGATGCCGCTGATGAACGCCGTAGGCACGAACACCGCGCACAACACCAAAGCCACGGCGATGACCGCCCCGCTCACTTCACCCATCGCTTTGATCGTCGCTTCCCGCGGACTCAAACCATCCGCGATGTTGCGCTCCACATTCTCCACTACCACGATGGCGTCATCCACCACGATACCGATGGAAAGCACCAATCCGAACAGGGAAAGATTGTTCAGCGAGAAGCCGAAAAGTTTCATTACCGCCAAGGTGCCAATCAAGGACACCGGCACAGCCAGCAGCGGAATGATGGACGCACGCCACGTCTGCAAGAATACGACGACGACGATGACCACCAGAATCACGGCCTCGATCAACGTCACCAACACGGACTTCATGGAAGCACGCACGAACTGCGTGGTGTCGTAGTTGATGCGATAATCCACACCTGGGGGGAAACGTTGCTTCAAACGCTCCAAAGCCTTGTAAACTTCATCCGCCGTGTCCAAGGCATTGCTGCCGGGTAATTGGAACACGCGCAAGGAAACCGCATTCTTACCATCCATGTAAGTCTTGGACGCATAATCTTTCGCACCCAACTCCACTCGTGCCACATCCTTCAAACGGACGACATCACCGCTCTCGCCCGTTTTCACGACGATATCTTCGAATTGTTCCACACTCACCAAACGACCTTGCGCCGTCAGCGTGTATTGAAACGCCGTCCCCGCCGGAGCAGGTTGCTGGCCAAGGCTGCCCGCCGCTACCTGCACGTTCTGTTCACGGACAGCACGAACGACATCACCGGCCGTCAACTGACGGGAGGCGATCTTGTCCGGGTCCAGCCAAAGGCGCATGGAGTAATCCAACCCGCCCAAGCTCGACGCCTCGGCCACACCGGGCAAACGGGCGATCTCGTTCTGGATCTGCAACGTCACATAATTCGCCAGATATGAAACACTGCGTGAACCATCCGGGCTGAAGAACTGGGCGGCCAGCGTCAGATCAGGCGAACGCTTTTGCGCCATCACACCCAAGCGGCGCACATCTTCCGGCAGTCGCGGCAAGGCGGCATTCACGCGGTTCTGCACCAGTACTTGTGCCTGATCCAAATCAGTCCCCAACTTGAAGGTCACCGTGATCTGCACGCGACCATCCGCCGTGGATGAGGAAGAGACATACAGCATGTTCTCCACCCCGTTGATCTCCTGTTCCAGCGGCGTAGACACAACCTCCGCCAATGTCTTCGCATCGGCACCTGGATATGTGGCAGTGACAACAACGGTCGGCGGAATAACGTCTGGATACTGAGATACTGGCAAAACGAGATAAGCCAGACCACCCAGCATAGTGATCAAGATGCTCAGCACCGCCGCGAAGATCGGGCGGTCCACGAAGAAGCGCGAGAAATTCATTGTGCGCCGTTGCTTGAGTTCGTGCCACTGGCGGGCTGCATCTCGGACATCTCAGTTGTCACTTGCTGTCCGGACCGCACCGCCATCATGCCGTTGACGATCACTTTGTCGTCCGGTTTCAACCCTTCGCGAACGACCCGCATACCATCGATGATCGGGCCCGCTTTCACGGGGCGATAGACTACCGTGTTCTTGGAATCAACCAGCATCACATAACTGCGGCCCTGATCGTTGCCTATGGCGGCATCGCGGATCATCATGCCTTGATAAGTCCCTGAACCCGGAATCTGCACACGCGCAAAGAAGCCAGGAGCCATCAACTTATCCACGTTCGGAAACACGCACCGCGCACGAATAGTACCGGTGTTGGGATTCAACTGGTTATCCACGAAGTCCACCGTTCCGATGTGCGGAAACGTCGTGTCCGTGGCCAAGCCCATGCGAGCGGGGATCTTCTTGAACAAAGCGCTCTCGCGTTTGCCCTGACGATACAATTCGCGATATTTCAGCGAGGAACGCTCATCTACCTCGATGTAACAGTAGATTGGATCGAGCGAAACAATGGTAGTAAGCACTGAACCGGAACTACCACCGCCCACTACCAAGTTACCCGAGGTCACCCGGGCGTTGCTGATGCGACCGGAAATCGGCGCACGCACTTCGCTGAATTCCAGATCAAGTTTGGCTGCACGCACCGCCGCCTCAGCCGCCTTCACGTTCTGGTCAGACTCAGTCGCCTGCTTGGTGCGTTGCTCATACTCTTCTTGGGAGATGGCGCGGCTCTTGAAGAGCGAGTCGGCATTCTTTGCCTCGATCCGGCTCAACTCGGCACGGGTCTTGGCCCGGCTCAGTTCCGCCTCCAAACGGTCTACAACTGCCTGAAATGGGCGGGCATCCAGGGAAAACAGCAGATCGCCCGCTTTCACATCAGCGCCTTCCTGAAAATGAACCTTCTCCAGGAAACCGGAGACACGAGCCCGCACCTCGACAGTTTCCACAGAGGCAAGCCGCCCCGTAAACTCATCCCACTCATCGATTTCTTTCGGGATCGGATTCGCTACGGTCACTTTAGACAACGGCGGAGCATCCGCAGCTTGCACCGGATGCGATATTGTCAACGCCAGCAACGTAATGATACTGGCTGCCAGAAATGAAATCCGGCTCTGGAACGAGAGTTTCCCGAAGTTACAGGACGAGGTACAGCTATCCCACATAAGGAGGATATTGTGCCTTCTCGTGCAAATTTGGCTAGATGCACACCAGACATATCGGCTATACATTTTTTGCATGACCAATCTAGATGATCTCCGTTTGCTGCGCGCGTTTGTGCGTATCGTGGAGAGCGGCAACATCTCATCTGCTGCGCGGGTGCTCAATGTTTCACAGCCAACACTTAGCCGTCAATTGCGCCAGCTTGAGAATGTGGTGGGTGTGCCATTGATCCGGCGTGACACTCACACGATGAGCCTGACACAGGCAGGCAGGACCTTGTTGCATGACGCCAGAAACTTGCTGGGTCTTGCCGAATCCGCCGCTGAAAGGCTGCATGAAGACCGGGTCGTGCCGCGGGGACATATCCGCGTTGTTTCAGTCGTGGATTTCGGACAGTGGATCGTCACCAAAGTCTTGGCCCGCTTTTGCGAAACCAATCCAGAAATCACCGGCGAGCTGCATCTCCTCAACCGACCGACCAAGTTTGTGGAAGAAGGCTTTGACTGTGGCATCTCCGTCGGCGAACCAACAGACAAGTCCGTGGTGGCAAGAAAGGTATGCACCTTGAAACGCCACCTGGTCGCCTCTCCCAAGTTACTTGCAAGAAGACATACGCAACCGAAGTCCCCATCGGATCTCAGGGATATCCCCTGGCTTGGCATCTTGCAACCTCACTTTTATGCGCGCGACAGGTTAACTTTGCACCGGGAGAATAAATCCTGCACGGTGACGGTAAAGCCAGTGATGTTGTTGGATGGCGTCACTGCCTTGCGTGAAGCCGCCCGCGCCGGTGCTGGGTTCACCATGCTTCCAGCCTGGCTGATTCATCAGGAACTGGCGGCAGGCGTATTGGTTCCCATCCTGCCTGAATGGACGATGAGCGAACTGGATCTGCATGTCGTACATCTGCCACACCAGCGCCTGCCTGGACGCGTAAGAGGTTTTGTCGATTACTGCCTGCGAGAGATCCCTGTGGTGATGGAAGATCTGCGCTCCTGTCAAAAGACATCACATCGGGTCGCCTGATAAAATCCGTTGCTTCGCCATCATTGGTTTCTCAGGGCATCAAAAAGACGCGATAGTTTCGCAGAGAAATGCTGGCTGGCTCCGGATAGGTGTTGGGCGGGCCTTGATCCAGCAATGCCACCGTGCTTCCCGTTCCAATGATTGAGAACAGCATCGTGGTCCAATTGATATTGTCGTCGCTATACTGCACGTAGTAGGTCCGACCAAGGAGTGTGTTGATTTGCAGTAGGTAATCCTTGTCATCAAGGCGTTGAACCTGGACGCCCGTAAGCAATTGCGAGCCGCCAGAAACGCTTGGCGGGGTTTGAACCGGGGTGACATCTACCTCGAAGGTCGCTGCTGTTGGAATCTGGCTGCCGGCCGGCACACGGAATTCCACCACCAATTCAGCTGTCTGGTTGGCAGCCAAGGTGACATTGAACATCACATAGCTGCGTCCATCGATCAAAGTGCCCGCAGCGTGCGGCAATGTGACACCGGACGGCAGGTTGCCGACTGCCACACGTACCGCATCAATCGTGGAACCTGTAGTGTTCGTGATCTGCAAACGTTGCTCAAAGAGACCCGTCAGCGGATTGCTGATGCTGCCCGAAGACAGGGTGCTGACCACTGAGAATTGCGGGAATCCCGGAATATTGCTGCCGTTCGCAGCATCAAGCAGCAGTATCCCGCCCGTCTTCACAACACCAGTCAGGCTCGTGGCATCCGCGACTGTCACCAAGCCACCGCCGAACTGCACTCTGCCCACTGGCACAGTTCCCACCGTGCCCACCGCCACATTCGTAGCATCGATCACATTGATGCCACCGGTGCCAGTCGCCATGGCAATAAGAACCACTTCCGTCTCGACCGCATTGCCGCCGGACACGCCTATGGCAACCGCAGAAACCATCCGCAGATTGCGTGCGTAGATGTCCGGTCCGGCATCTGTGCCTGCTTCAGTGATGCTGCCACTCGCGGATACGATGCTGACATCACCCCAAGCCGCCTGGCCAGCAAGGATGTTGCCACCACGATCTGCGGTGCTCCGAGCATCCACTTGGTTAAAGGTCACACTGCCTGAGGCGGAAATCCGAATATTCGCCGCCACAGTCTGTAAAACACCGTTCAACGTCACACTGCCACCGGTCGCTGCGATATCAGCCGTGCCACCAACTACACTTAACATGATGCCCGCATTCACGGTGAGGCTGGCGCTGGACAAGATGCTCAGGCTGCCATTGGCCACCATCACATTCGCCGCCACTACCGCATTGCCACCGGCGGAAGACAAGAGGACATTTCCGGCGCCGGTGTTATTCACCGCCGTAGTGATCGTCAGACTGCCAGCCAGCGTGCGGATAACGATGCCAGTCGCTCCACTGATGCCACTCAAGGGGCCAGCGTCACCACTTACCGTCGGCAGACCTTCCACCCCCACAGTGTTTACGTTCACTGCGCTGATCGTATCGACCGCCAAGGTGCCCGATGCCACGATGTTTACGCTGCCTCCAGCGGAAACGGCAATGGCAGCCGCATCAATCTCTATACCATCCGCAGCATTGGGCACCAAATCACCTGCATTTCCGGCGGTGCTCAACCGGATGTTACGAGCGTAGATATTGACGGCTGCGCCAGCGTCGGCATCCGTGATGCTGCCACCCTGGGCAAACACGCTCACATCACCCCATGTGCTTTGTGCTCCGCCATTCCGCGTGTCCACGATACCCAGCTTCACCGCACCGCTGGCCACCACGCGGGCATTCCCACCATTCGCCAGCAATTGTGCCGATGCCGCCATGGACACATCGCCACCTTGGGCGATGAGTTCAGCTGTTCCGCTCATCACCGACACATTGGCATTCACCTCAACACCTGCGCCGGAAATCACGCTCAGGCTGCCACCTGCCAGCGCGATCGTAGAATTCGCCGTCACGGCACCGGTCGCGCTCAGGAGCAGGTGGCCAGATGTAACAGTGATCCCACCATTCACGGTCAGATCGCCCGCATTCACCAGGATCATGCTGGCGGTGGAGAGCATACCGGTCAAAGTCTGCGCAGTCTGCTCGCTTGCCGTGCCGTTCATTGCAACGACAGCCGTGCTCACCGAGACACTGCCCACGGTCAGATTGCCGGTGTTCGCGATCCGGACCACCCCATTCGTTGTTACCGCAAGCAAGTCCGTATCCAGCACAAATTCATCGTTCAATGAACCGATCGCGGAACCGCCATTCAGCACCACAGCGGCGGCAGTGATATTCACACCAGTATCAGTGCCATCAGCGATGCCACCAAGTGCTATCACAGACACTTTGCCAGTCGCCGCATCAATCGCGCTGATCGTTGTCAGCCCCGAGGATGCCAGTGCTATATCACCACCAAACGTGTTGATCACAGCCACGGTCACACTTCCCGATGCAGAACTGATGGTGACATCGCCGCCCACCGTCGATATCTGCGTGCCGACATTCATATTCACGGACGCCGATCCGACGACCGTGACATGGCCGCTGCCAGTCATCACATTCGCCGAGATCTGCACGCTGTTACCACTGAGGTAAACTTTGCCGCTACCCGAGGCGCTGATGCCCGCCCCCGCCCCCATGGAACCATCCGTGATCGTCAGGCTGCCGTTCAATGCGCGCAAGTAGATGCCGCCATTGCCCAGTGACGTCCGGACGTCACTCTTCGTTCCATCATTCAATGTCGTCCCCTGCAATCCACTGGCCTGCACCTTGCGATAGGACACCGTGACATCACCCACCGTTACCGCATTCACATCGTTGACCGCTACGCTGCCTGCGCCCGATTCAGCCGCAAGCACCGCAGCATCGATGGCCAATGCTTTTGTAACTGGAACATAAGCAACACCTGGCACGACATCCCAAGTCAGCCTCACACTGCGATCTGCGAGCACCTGTGGCTGCCTCATTGTCACCGTCAGACCAGGGGTGCTGTAGGCAATACGATAGAAGCGGCGGCTCTCAGCTGGCGTCGGATCCACATAGGTGACTGTGGCATCTCCGGTCGTCATAGTGACCACATCGGTCCAAGTCACAAAGTCAGTGGTGTATTGCAAGCGGAAGGTCGGCTCATTGATGCCGCCGATGTTACGGGCAGCTTGCAGGCTGACACCCTGGCCATAGATGCGGACTGTGGTCGAACCCGATGAACCTGCATCAGAGATTCCGCCCGTAGCCGCCTGGACAAACACATTGGCCCAAGTGGTCTGCGCTCCACCAGTGCGTCCATCCAGCAGACCGATCATCACATTGTTCATCGCCGTTACGCGGATGTTGCCACCACCGGAAACCATCGATGCACTATCCGCCATCATCACGCTGCCCATAACGGCTTCGACGCTTATCACGCCACCACCCGTGGTAATATCGGCACCCGCTGCAAAGGTCGCATTCACGCTGCCGCTCAAGGTGATGTCCCCGGAGCCGCTGCGGACATCGCTGTTCAAGACCAAATTGGAAGCAGAACCCTGAGCTTTGAGCAGGATGTTTGCCGCACCCGTGGTGATAAGAGCCACACCATCAGTATCAGAACCGTCCGTCAGGGTGATCGTACCATTCACTGTAGTGATCGCCACATTGCCGCTGCTCACGATGTCGCTTTGAGCGCCATCCGTGCCTGGAACAACTGATCCGCCGGATTGCACCATATTGTAAGCGACCGTGACCGAACCGATTGTCAGGTTGTCGGTCTCGACAAGGTTCACACCGCCACTGCCCGCCACCAAACTTATGGTTGCCACAGTGATCTCCAATTCAGCATTCGAGAGGCCGATGCCACCACCTGCGGTAGCCATCAAGGAACTGGAAACCACATTCACGTAAACATCCCCGCCATCCGTGATGTTACCAGTGGTCGCGATCAAGCTGACATTCTGTGCCACGATGCCGCCCACTTGGATATTCACTCCGGCAGCCATCCGGACATTGCCACTGCCAGCATCCACCTTGGCAGATGCCGCCATGGTGATCGATGAGCCGTTGAACACGATCGACGCAGCTGCCGTGGTCACATCCACGTTCGCAGACAGCGTCAGTACTGCTTGGGCAGCGAGTGTGATGTTACCCGTGCTGCTGGAGATGTCGCTATTTACCGTCAACGCACCCGACCCTGCATCGATAAGAATATTGCCAGAACCGTCTGCGCGAACGGCTACGCCATCAGCATCGCTGCCGTCGTTTAAAGTCACCAGCCCGTAGGCAACCAGCACAATGTTGCCATTGGCACCGGCTGTCAGATCACTTTGAGCCGTCACTTCGATCTGCGAGAGGCCGGCCGTGCTGGTAACTGATTGAACGGTCACAGCCACTGCCGTCACGACGGCATCGTTGTCTTCAGTGATATAGATACCATTATCCGTCGAGGAATTGCCTGCAGCAGCAACTGTCAGGTTCACCACATTGGTCGTGAGATGGCGGTTGTATGCACCCACGGCATCATCTGCTTCGATATGGAGGTTGATGGCCGTCACATTCTTCGTGGAGAGCGCCGCATTGATGATCGATCCCGTCTCAGCGATCACAGCTACATTACCACCGGTCACATTGCCCAGCGCAACCACTGTCAGGGCATACAAACGGACGGATGAGCCAGTGGCTTCGATTGAGGATTCCCCGTTCATCAAGAGACTGCCATCCAAGGCTTCCACGTTCACCGTACCAGCCGTGATTACATCTGCCCCGGCCCAGAGCGAGATGGAGCCGGTGGTGATCAGAGTGATATGACCCGAGGTGCTGCGGACATCCGCACTGATGATCAAGGAACCATCATCGCCGCTGATCAGCACCTTGCCACTTCCGTTGGCACTTACCGCCACTCCATCGGAATCCGAACCGTCAGACAGCGTCACCCCGCCATTCTTCGAAACCAGAATAATGTCACCATTGCTTCCGCTGGTGAGATCGCTTGAAACATCCGCTGCCGGTGTGATGACCACGTTACCAGCCAGCACTTCCATCACCTGAACGCTCACTCCGGTCACCGTTGCTCCGTTGCCCTCGCTGATATAGATGCCAGATTCACTGCCACTGCCGGTGGCGTTCACGCTCAAGTTGCCCACAGATGTGGTGATGTGGCGGCCCGCGACACCCACATTCTTGCCGGCTGCCATCAACAAACTCACCGCCGTGACATTCTTCACTGAACCTGCCGCATTCGTGATCGAGCCAGCGTTCGCTATCACCGCCACGGCTGCGGCTGTGACATTGCTCAGCACCACATCCGCTGAAGCATACAAACGTACCGTTGCTGAACCCGTGGTCGCCACTGTGGAGTCACCCGCCATCGTCAAACTGCCGCCGTTTGCCTGCAGGTTGATCGTGCCCGGGGTGCCCGTGGTCACATCCACACCGCCACCCAAAGCAATGCCTTGGCCGGCTGCAATTGTGATATGACCAGCCGAACTGCTGACATCCGCATTCAAAACCAGACTGCC
It includes:
- a CDS encoding efflux RND transporter periplasmic adaptor subunit, translated to MLALTISHPVQAADAPPLSKVTVANPIPKEIDEWDEFTGRLASVETVEVRARVSGFLEKVHFQEGADVKAGDLLFSLDARPFQAVVDRLEAELSRAKTRAELSRIEAKNADSLFKSRAISQEEYEQRTKQATESDQNVKAAEAAVRAAKLDLEFSEVRAPISGRISNARVTSGNLVVGGGSSGSVLTTIVSLDPIYCYIEVDERSSLKYRELYRQGKRESALFKKIPARMGLATDTTFPHIGTVDFVDNQLNPNTGTIRARCVFPNVDKLMAPGFFARVQIPGSGTYQGMMIRDAAIGNDQGRSYVMLVDSKNTVVYRPVKAGPIIDGMRVVREGLKPDDKVIVNGMMAVRSGQQVTTEMSEMQPASGTNSSNGAQ
- a CDS encoding multidrug efflux RND transporter permease subunit — translated: MNFSRFFVDRPIFAAVLSILITMLGGLAYLVLPVSQYPDVIPPTVVVTATYPGADAKTLAEVVSTPLEQEINGVENMLYVSSSSTADGRVQITVTFKLGTDLDQAQVLVQNRVNAALPRLPEDVRRLGVMAQKRSPDLTLAAQFFSPDGSRSVSYLANYVTLQIQNEIARLPGVAEASSLGGLDYSMRLWLDPDKIASRQLTAGDVVRAVREQNVQVAAGSLGQQPAPAGTAFQYTLTAQGRLVSVEQFEDIVVKTGESGDVVRLKDVARVELGAKDYASKTYMDGKNAVSLRVFQLPGSNALDTADEVYKALERLKQRFPPGVDYRINYDTTQFVRASMKSVLVTLIEAVILVVIVVVVFLQTWRASIIPLLAVPVSLIGTLAVMKLFGFSLNNLSLFGLVLSIGIVVDDAIVVVENVERNIADGLSPREATIKAMGEVSGAVIAVALVLCAVFVPTAFISGITGQFYRQFALTIAVSTVISAFNSLTLSPALCALLLQPHHKKTDVLTRLLDFLLGWFFRLFNKSFTWASDFYANSVRRFLRVSIVILLVYGGCVWLSWGTFKAVPTGFIPSQDMGYMICVIQLPDGSSFERTDAVVQKVDKLAQSIPGVAHTFAISGYSSVLQANQPNVGAAFLVLDKFDNRKDPALKGEKLLATIRQKFAEVQEARVIVLPPPPLRGLGNAGGFRIQVQDLNNAGLESLQVATGRLLEAMQKDPELISLITGFKANVPQYNIRIDRAQAKTMDVSLADINEALQVYLGSIYVNDFNLFGRTYQVMAQADPLYRVNPEDINRLKTRNGKGEMVPLSALVEVTKIGGADRVQRYNLYYSADINGNTLPNVSSGDMIAKVEKLAKENLPDGYSIEWTDLTYQQILAGNTIVYIFPLCVVFVFLVLSALYESWGLPLAIILIVPMCLLSALGGVWMKSMDNNVFTQIGLVVLVGLAAKNAILIVEFAKQREDVGMSRFDAAVEACRLRLRPILMTSFAFILGVLPLVLATGAGAEMRRALGSAVFYGMIGVTIFGLIFTPVFYVVIRKFSKKKADVTSEEPPHAQPGH
- a CDS encoding LysR family transcriptional regulator, with amino-acid sequence MTNLDDLRLLRAFVRIVESGNISSAARVLNVSQPTLSRQLRQLENVVGVPLIRRDTHTMSLTQAGRTLLHDARNLLGLAESAAERLHEDRVVPRGHIRVVSVVDFGQWIVTKVLARFCETNPEITGELHLLNRPTKFVEEGFDCGISVGEPTDKSVVARKVCTLKRHLVASPKLLARRHTQPKSPSDLRDIPWLGILQPHFYARDRLTLHRENKSCTVTVKPVMLLDGVTALREAARAGAGFTMLPAWLIHQELAAGVLVPILPEWTMSELDLHVVHLPHQRLPGRVRGFVDYCLREIPVVMEDLRSCQKTSHRVA